TTCATATTTCTTGAATGAGAACTATGAAGTGTTAATGCCGATTTACATTCCGGGCATTTTATGTATAATGGATTAATATTTGTAAATAATTTGAATGCCCTCATTTTATTGTTCCTATCCTAATTTTAATGAAAAAAATATTCCCATTAATATGCTAATAATTAAAATTACTGAAACAATTAATGTTATATAAAAAAATTTTATATCCCTATTTTTATAGAAATAAATTACTGAAATAAAAACTCTCAGAATTGGAGTCATTATTAAAGTAATGGTGCCTGAATATAAAAATGGTTCTGGTTCTAGCCTCAGGATATTTTGAATAAATTCAATAAAATTATGAATCTTATTTTCTTGAACCGCATTAAAGTTATCATATTTTAAGAGCATTAGCAATAGTCCAGCTACATAAAAAAATATAGTCAAATAAATTCCAGTAGAAAGTATTCTTGATACGGTTTTATTTAATTGAGCATTTTCCATAAAATAATCTCTAAAAGATGTTAAGATTCATTCCATCAGATAATCCTTTTAAAATCATTCTAATCGATAGATAACCTGCTACAGCTGTAAACAAAAGCTTTATAAATCTACTCTTGAATTTATTCATTATACTGCTTCCAAAAGTTGCCCCCGCTATTGTTCCTATTGCTACAGGTGCAACATAATGCGAATCAACTGCCCCACTCAAAAAATACAATGTGGAACTTGTTGCTGCTGTAACTCCAATCATAAATTTGCTTGTTGCTACAGAGACTTTCATTGGTACTTTCATTAAACTATTCATTGCAGCAACTTTTATTATACCTCCTCCAATTCCTAGTAATCCAGAGCCAACGCCCGCTAATAAAGATACAAAACTACCACTTAATGGTTTATGAACTGCATATTCTACTTTTTTATTCAATGCTAAATCATAAAAAGAATCTTTTATTGATATTAATTTTTCTAATTTGTCTTCGGTATTAAACTCAGTATTAAAATTATTAGAATCATCAGCTGCACGAGTTATATAAGAATAAATAGCCATCGTAAAAACCAGCAGTCCAAATATTATACTTAATATCCAGCCGTGCAACACAAGAGCTAAAAGTGCACCTAACAATGCTCCTAGAGTAGTCGATATCTCAAGAAACATTCCTAATTTAATATTAGTAATTTCTTGCTCTACATATTTATTAGCACCTGCTATTGATGTTGCAATAACAGATATTAGACTTGCAGCAATTGCATTGTGGACTGGAACTTTATAAATGAGTGTTAAAGCTGGAACTATAATAATTCCACCACCAATCCCAACTAATGAACCTAATAATCCTGCAAAGGCTGATATGATGACAAGTAATAAAATATCAATGAACATTGGCATTCAGTAATTTATTATAGAGTTGTGAATTATTGAGAATAGAAAGAGCAACTTCAAATTGTTTATCATATTTTAATGATTCAAGAATCCTGCCTATTCTACCAACAGTTCTTGCTGCTAATTCTTCTTTAATTAAACTTACAATTTCATCTTTAAACCTATCAATTTCGATAAAGTTGTTCTCTGATATTTTATCGAGTGTTTTATTTAATTGTTCTACAAAATTCTCTCCTAATCCTTCTTCTCTTGCATATTGTTTGAGTTGTTCAATCATTTTTTCGATTGGGGATACAAACTGGAATCTTTGATCTTTTAAATAATTCTTAAATTCTTGAATTAAGTAGCTATCTGAAATTACGTTTAAATTATTTATAGGCTTTTTATTATAAAGATGAGTTGCAAATCTGAAGAACATTCCATCAGCAAGCAATCTCTGAATTAATTTTGATTTTGATTTATTATAAACTATCGAATCTGGTGTAATTCCACCTGCCGAAAAAACTTTTCTTTTATTATCAGTTTTAAATTCATTCTGAAATTGAACAGTATTTTGCAGAAGTACTTTATTTTTTTCAGAGTAATTAACTTTTTGAATACATCGTCCACTTGGAGTAAAATATCTTGCAGTAGTAATTTTCAAAGAAGTATTATATGAAAGTGGAATAACTGTTTGAACCAATCCTTTGCCAAAAGAATTAGTTCCAACTATAACAGCTCTATCATGATCTTGAATTGCACCAGCAACAATTTCGGATGCAGATGCAGAACCTTCATCAATTAACACAGCTAATTTTGGATTTGCTGCAATTGGTTCTTCATTAGAATAATATTTTTTTATACTGGAACTATCCCTCCCTTTTACAGTTACTATTAATGCCCCTTTCTGTAAAAATTTTTCACACACATCAATTGCAGCATCAAGTAAACCTCCTGGATTACCTCTCAAATCCAGAATTATTGATTCAATATTTTTTTTCGATTTTAATTCCAGTAAAGCTTTTTTAACTTCTTCTCCTGCACTTCTTGAAAAACCACTTAATTTTAGATAAACATTATTGGAATTCTCAGGAACAAATCCATAAAACGACAGATTTTTTACTTCAATTTCTTCTCTAATTAAATTGAATATTAATTCTTCGTTTACTCCTTCTCTTTTGATTGTTAGTTTAACTGTAGTACCTGGTTCACCTTTTAATAAATTACTCAGTGATTCATAATTATCTTTATTAACTGGTGTATCATCCACTTTAATAATTACATCACCAATTCTTAATCCCTGTCTTTGAGCTGAGTATCCTTCAATTAAATCTACAATCGTAACATTTTCATTTCTTAGACCTACTGTTGCTCCAATACCTCCATATTTACCTTTTGTTATTATGTCAATATCTTTCTGATGAACATCATCAATAAAATTTGTATACGGATCCAATGACTCCAGCATCCCTGTAATTCCAGCTAACATAAATTCTTTTGGATTAATTGGATCGACATAATTAATTGCTACTTCTTTATAGACTCTACCAAAGATATCGATGCTTTTATTTATCTCGAAATAAAAATCAGAATCATATCTTACAAAACCAGAAAATATTAGAATAAACATTCCAGCAAATAATATTTTATTCCTCATCATAGTACTCCTTTCAAAACTTAATTAAAATTTTCAATATGATTAATTATAATATTATGTATCTCTTCGATAGTCAATAAGCCATTAATTTTTTTTATTCTTTTTTCTTTTTCACAAAGATATAAATAACCTTTTCTTACTCTTTCATAAAAATTAATTTTTTCTGAATCAATTCCATTTGGGGATGTTTCTATTCTATCTAAATCTATATTTTTAACCTTCGACATTCTTTTCAATACTTCATCAACAGGTATGTCAATGAAAAAAGTAATATCGGGGATTGCATTATTTATTACAAATTTTTGAAGTTGAATTACAAATTCAATCTGCATATTTCTTCCAAATCCCTGATAAGCAATTGACGAATCATGATATCTATCTGAAATCACATAATATTTTTTTTCAAGTGCAGGTAATATAATTTCACGAACCAGTTGTGCACGACTTGCAGCAAAGAGTAATAATTCTGTTTCATTTTGCATTTTATCATTTAATTTATCAAGTAAAACATTTCTTATCTGTTCTGAAATAGTTGTGCCGCCAGGTTCTCGTATTACTATAACATTATGTTTTTTTTCTTTCAGATAATTTTCAAGAAGTTTTACCTGTGTGGATTTACCACAAAAATCTAATCCTTCAAATGTTATAAACATATTTAAAATTGTTTTATTATGAACTCAAGTTTATTAGGTTTAACATCCAGCAGTTCAGTATAATCTGGTATTTCAATTTTTGGTTGAATTACATTTTCTTCGCTCATTACTGCATCCCAGTAATCTACATATACTTTTAAACTATCATTCGTAAGTCTTCCAAGTTTGTTAATACCTCCTCTTAAAACAATGCTAACTTTAGGTGGATATAAAATTAATTGTTTCGAATTAGGAACATTTCTTACCTCGACAAATAAATCATCAAAAGCTCTTTCAACTATTTTTTGGACATCAAATTCTACTTTACACTTTGTAACCGAAAATGTAACTCCTTCAATACTTTTTAAATTAACTTCTGAAATAATTTTCTCACTGACATTATTAAAAACTACGGAATCTGTTTCAACTTCATTAATAAATTGCAATATACTGGCTGGTCCAGAAACTTCAATTTCTGCGGGAGTAATTATAATATCAGAAACCAGTGCATAATCTTTTGCAAAATTTATTTTAATATTAGGCTTTATACGTACTTTTTTTGTTACAGTCTTATCAATTTCTATCGAAATGACAGGTGGATTAATTTCAAGGACAGTCACTAAAGATGAAAGCCAGATATTATTTTCTAATTCATCTCTCAAGTTAACTTTATATTTACCAATTTTATGATGGACTGATACCTTAAACGTATTATTACTGGTCAGAGTTAATTTTGCTAATTCCCAGCCTCTTGCTTTTAATTTTAGTAATACTTCATTATTTGATAAATAACTTGGAGTATAATTTTCTGGTAAATCAACAATTTCGATCGGGACAGTAATTGTTTCGACATAATAATCTGAAAGGGAGACCGATCCCCATAATATTAATGAGAAAAGAATTATAAATACTATAGGAATAATTTTGTTCTTCATATACATAAAAATATAAAAAAAACTCCACTATTGTGTGGAGTTATAAAATCTGTTCATCCAAATTTTGTTATCTGAGTTGATTAAAATAATTTATTAATTGATCCCTGTTTGCTCGTGAAATTTCTCTTCCTTTAATCGGGAAGTTTTTAAAACTTCTGGCAAGATGACGTAACTTGTGCACATTTAGTTTTGAAAGCTCTTCTTCAGGTGGGATTTCTGTTAATACATCAGCTTCTTTGCCATCAGTTTCAGGAAGGTTGTTTGTTAATTCTTTTAAAGCTTCTGTTTTCAATTTATTTAGATGTGAATTGTATTCAGTATGTTTTTCTTTTTTAGAATTTACTTCTTTTTTTTGCTTTTTTGGAGATAGCTCATCAGTGGAAATTTGTTGTTCATCAAAAAATGTAGGATTATTTAAATTATTATTTGGTGCAATATTATCATTCTTTTCAGTAGTAACAATTTTATCATTAAAAATTAAGTTATCCAGTTGATCATCTGGTCTTGGTATTACATGTGCAGAAATTAATTGGCTAACTCTTTGAGCTGCAGCTGCTCCTGCTTCTACTGCTGCTTTAACTGCTGCCACTTCTCCAATTACTTTTACAGTAACCAGTCCTGCAGAAATTTTTTCTTTGCTAACCAACTGCACATTTGCAGTTTTAACCATTGCATCAGCAGCTTCGATTGCACCAATTAAGCCTTTGGTTTCTATTAAACCGAGTGCTAATTCCATATTATAAAAAATTATTTAGGTCGTTTCGGAAGAATCATTTCAACATCAGAATGAGGACGTGGAATTACATGAACCGAAACCAATTCACCTACTCTTTGAGCTGCAGCTGCTCCAGCATCGGTTGCAGCTTTAACTGCTCCTACATCACCACGAACCATAACGGTAACATATCCACCACCGATTGTTTCTTTACCGATTAATTCTACTTTTGCTGCTTTTACCATAGCATCGGCGGCTTCAATTGCCCCGACTAATCCTTTGGTTTCGATCATTCCAAGTGCATCAAGTGACATAAATTTGCTCCCAATATTGGTTAATTTTTATGTTCAAAATAGTTTTTATAGTGAAAAATGTCAATTTCATTTATTTTTTATTTGAAATTTCTCTTAAGTAATCTTCAAGTATTACTGCTGCAGAATTTTTATCTAATAATCCTTTGTCTCTCCTTTTTTTCTTTGATGGCACAGATTCAATTATTCTTTGCTTTGCTATTAGTGATGAATATCTTTCATCAACCAATTCAACAGGTAGATTAAAAATTTTTTCTATTTCTTCTTTTAGTTTAATTATGTTTGGAAATATTTGTGATTGTTTCCCATTTTCTTTCAAAGGATTGCCAATGATAATTTTCTTTACATTATATTGTTCAATTATTTTTTTTAATTCACCAAAAATACTTTTATTATTTTCTAATGTTATAAGTGGATATGCAAAAATATTTAATGGATCTGTAATAGCTAATCCTATTCTCTTTTCGCCATAATCAATTGCAAGAATTCTTTCTTCGTTATTTTGATTCATAATCTCTTTTCTAATGTTTATTAGAGTCAAATCTTTCTACTGAATATACTCCATTTATTTTTTTTAGTCTTTCAATTAATTTATTTAAATGATCCAGATTTTTAACGTACACAGTTATTGTTCCTTTAAATATCGAATCTTCTGCACTCATATTGACTGACTTTATATTTGTATTCTCATAATTTGTAATGCAATTAGAAATATCTTTTAATATTCCAGGTACATCTTCGCCTTTAATAATAAGTCCAGCAATAAAATAAGAACCATCTGCTTTTGGCCAGGTTACTGGAACCAATCTATCATCACCAGCTTTAAGTTTATCAATTAAATTTCTACAATTTTTACGATGTATTTTAATTCCTTCGCCAATTGTTACATAACCTATTATTGGATCTCCTGGAATTGGATTGCAACATTTAGCGTAACTAATTGCCAATCCTTTTTGTTCACCTTCAACAACAACACCACCTGCTGTAAATCTTGCAATGTCTGCAAATTTATCAAATGGTAATTCAATGCTTTGTTTTTGTTCAACTTCTTCTTGAGGTTTGAAAATTTCATCA
This is a stretch of genomic DNA from Rosettibacter firmus. It encodes these proteins:
- a CDS encoding DUF1634 domain-containing protein, which translates into the protein MENAQLNKTVSRILSTGIYLTIFFYVAGLLLMLLKYDNFNAVQENKIHNFIEFIQNILRLEPEPFLYSGTITLIMTPILRVFISVIYFYKNRDIKFFYITLIVSVILIISILMGIFFSLKLG
- a CDS encoding sulfite exporter TauE/SafE family protein → MFIDILLLVIISAFAGLLGSLVGIGGGIIIVPALTLIYKVPVHNAIAASLISVIATSIAGANKYVEQEITNIKLGMFLEISTTLGALLGALLALVLHGWILSIIFGLLVFTMAIYSYITRAADDSNNFNTEFNTEDKLEKLISIKDSFYDLALNKKVEYAVHKPLSGSFVSLLAGVGSGLLGIGGGIIKVAAMNSLMKVPMKVSVATSKFMIGVTAATSSTLYFLSGAVDSHYVAPVAIGTIAGATFGSSIMNKFKSRFIKLLFTAVAGYLSIRMILKGLSDGMNLNIF
- a CDS encoding S41 family peptidase produces the protein MMRNKILFAGMFILIFSGFVRYDSDFYFEINKSIDIFGRVYKEVAINYVDPINPKEFMLAGITGMLESLDPYTNFIDDVHQKDIDIITKGKYGGIGATVGLRNENVTIVDLIEGYSAQRQGLRIGDVIIKVDDTPVNKDNYESLSNLLKGEPGTTVKLTIKREGVNEELIFNLIREEIEVKNLSFYGFVPENSNNVYLKLSGFSRSAGEEVKKALLELKSKKNIESIILDLRGNPGGLLDAAIDVCEKFLQKGALIVTVKGRDSSSIKKYYSNEEPIAANPKLAVLIDEGSASASEIVAGAIQDHDRAVIVGTNSFGKGLVQTVIPLSYNTSLKITTARYFTPSGRCIQKVNYSEKNKVLLQNTVQFQNEFKTDNKRKVFSAGGITPDSIVYNKSKSKLIQRLLADGMFFRFATHLYNKKPINNLNVISDSYLIQEFKNYLKDQRFQFVSPIEKMIEQLKQYAREEGLGENFVEQLNKTLDKISENNFIEIDRFKDEIVSLIKEELAARTVGRIGRILESLKYDKQFEVALSILNNSQLYNKLLNANVH
- the tmk gene encoding dTMP kinase, with the protein product MFITFEGLDFCGKSTQVKLLENYLKEKKHNVIVIREPGGTTISEQIRNVLLDKLNDKMQNETELLLFAASRAQLVREIILPALEKKYYVISDRYHDSSIAYQGFGRNMQIEFVIQLQKFVINNAIPDITFFIDIPVDEVLKRMSKVKNIDLDRIETSPNGIDSEKINFYERVRKGYLYLCEKEKRIKKINGLLTIEEIHNIIINHIENFN
- a CDS encoding CdaR family protein, whose translation is MKNKIIPIVFIILFSLILWGSVSLSDYYVETITVPIEIVDLPENYTPSYLSNNEVLLKLKARGWELAKLTLTSNNTFKVSVHHKIGKYKVNLRDELENNIWLSSLVTVLEINPPVISIEIDKTVTKKVRIKPNIKINFAKDYALVSDIIITPAEIEVSGPASILQFINEVETDSVVFNNVSEKIISEVNLKSIEGVTFSVTKCKVEFDVQKIVERAFDDLFVEVRNVPNSKQLILYPPKVSIVLRGGINKLGRLTNDSLKVYVDYWDAVMSEENVIQPKIEIPDYTELLDVKPNKLEFIIKQF
- a CDS encoding BMC domain-containing protein, which encodes MELALGLIETKGLIGAIEAADAMVKTANVQLVSKEKISAGLVTVKVIGEVAAVKAAVEAGAAAAQRVSQLISAHVIPRPDDQLDNLIFNDKIVTTEKNDNIAPNNNLNNPTFFDEQQISTDELSPKKQKKEVNSKKEKHTEYNSHLNKLKTEALKELTNNLPETDGKEADVLTEIPPEEELSKLNVHKLRHLARSFKNFPIKGREISRANRDQLINYFNQLR
- the eutM gene encoding ethanolamine utilization microcompartment protein EutM codes for the protein MSLDALGMIETKGLVGAIEAADAMVKAAKVELIGKETIGGGYVTVMVRGDVGAVKAATDAGAAAAQRVGELVSVHVIPRPHSDVEMILPKRPK
- the ruvX gene encoding Holliday junction resolvase RuvX, with the translated sequence MNQNNEERILAIDYGEKRIGLAITDPLNIFAYPLITLENNKSIFGELKKIIEQYNVKKIIIGNPLKENGKQSQIFPNIIKLKEEIEKIFNLPVELVDERYSSLIAKQRIIESVPSKKKRRDKGLLDKNSAAVILEDYLREISNKK